CAGAGGCCTCGGAGCATGCACCACGGATTCTGACCTTAAAGGTCCGGCCAGAGAAGATTCGCGACCTCATCGGCCCAGGCGGAAAGATGATTCGCTCGATCATAGAAGAAACCGGCGTGAAGATCGACGTTGAAGATGATGGCACGGTGTACGTTGCCTCTGCTGACGGCGATTCGATGAGCAAAGCTGTGGATAAGATTAATCGTGTCACCGCCGAAGCCGAGATTGGCAAGATCTACAAAGGTACCGTGCGCAAGGTCGTCGATTTCGGTGCCTTCGTAGAAATTCTTCCAGGAACCGATGGCCTGGTGCATATTTCACAACTTGGTGGCGGTGGACGTATTCGCAAGGTGACCGACGTAGTGGAAGAGGGAGACGAGATCATGGTGAAAGTCCTGGAAATCGATCGCCAGGGTAAGATTCGTCTCAGTCACCGTGAAGCGATGCAAGCGGAAAACGCAGCGAACGAAAGTTAACGACATGGTTCACCGCACGGCACTCGACAATGGTGTGCGCCTGTTGTCAGAAGAGATGGCAGGCTCACCCTCGGTGACTGTAGGGATCTGGGTCGAGAACGGTTCGCGGGACGAAGGACCACAAGAAAATGGCATAGCCCATTTTCTTGAACACCTGTTCTTCAAAGGCACCGAACGACGGTCTGCCGCTGATATCGCCGAGGAAATGGATGCGGTCGGCGGGGTGCTCGATGCCTTTACCTCCAAAGAATACACGTGTTATTACGCGAAAGTGCTGGCGGAACACCTCCCGCTCGCCCTTGATTTGCTGACTGACGTTTTTCTTCACTCGCAGTTTGCTGAAGAAGAAATCGAACGTGAACGTTCGGTGATCTGCCAAGAGATCGCGCAAATCGAAGACACTCCGGATGACTTGATTCACGACCTATTTCATCTCGATTTTTGGCGGGGGCACCCACTGGGATTGCCTATCTCTGGTACGACCGCAGCGGTTTCACGGTTTCGCCGCCCTGACTTCTTACGCTATCTTGATCAACGCTATCGTCCGGATCGAATCTTTGTTGCGATGGCTGGCAGTGCGCCACATGCGCAACTTGAAGATCTGATTGGTCCAGCGCTCCAACAACTGCAAGGGAAGGCGATAGCGATAAAAGAGATTCCTCCCCTCTCATACGCTGGGGTGTTTCGCCATCCGCGCGATCTTGAACAGACGCATCTGTGTTTAGGTGTCCCTTGTGTGTCAGTGCATGATGCAGACTGGTATGCCGCCTATTTGTTACACACTGCCCTTGGCGGTGGGATGAGTTCGCGCTTGTTCCAAGAGATTCGCGAACGTCGTGGCTTGGTATACGATGTCACTTCATTTCTCTCTAGTTACCGTGACTCCGGGTATCTTGGTATTTACGCTGCGACCAGTGCCGAATCGATAGCAGAGGTTATTGAGCTTTCCTGCAGCATTCTGCGCGATGTGGCGAGAGAGGGCATTTCTGTTGACGAACTGCGGCGTGCCAAAGGCCACGCCAAAGGTGGACTGCTGTTAGGACTAGAGACGAGCGAGTCGCGCATGAATCGCCTCGCTCGTTGTGAGATTTACTTCCGTCGCGATATTCCCATTGACGAAGTTGCCGCGGATGTTGAGCGAGTCACGCGTGATGATGTTCATGCACTCGCCAAGCGTTGCCTCGCCGAGGCCCCGCGTGCGCTCACACTTCTTGGTGAGATTCCTCAGCAGACGGATTATCAAGCGCTGATTGAGGCATAACCCTTTGCCTACCGAACTCCGTATTGCCATTACACGTGTACGCGAGGTGAGTGGAGAGGAAGTCCCCTTACCACGTTACATGACACCCGATTCGGCTGGGATGGATATTTATGCTGACCTTGAAAGCGAGCTGATCATTCCACCACTTGGCCGAGCACTCATCCCTAGCGGATTTGCTTTAGCCATTCCCCAAGGTTACGAAGCGCAAGTGCGACCACGGAGCGGTCTCGCCTTACGATCAGGCCTCACCATTCTTAATGCGCCAGGGACAATCGATGCGGACTATCGAGACGAGGTGAAAGTATTACTCATCAACCTCGGTGATCAACCCGTACGTATTCAGCGGGGAGATCGTATTGCGCAACTAGTAATTGCGCCTGTTACGCGTGTGCAATGGCAAGAAGTCGATCAGCTTGATGCGACATCTCGCACTGGTGGGTTTGGGCATACGGATAAAAAGAGCACCTGACCTAAGTACCCTATCTCCTTCTTTACCATAATTCGCGTACAGATAAGACGAATCCCGGTAGGATTGGATCTCCGTTCAGTACCGCTGGGTCGTCGAGGACTTCGACGAGTTGTCCAGGACGATAAAGGTGCACGCGTTTTTCATAGGGGTCGATGAGCCAACCAAGCCGTGCTCCATTTGCAATGTATTCCTGCATTTTTTCTTGCAGGTCTGCAAGGCGATCGGTTGGCGAGCGCAATTCCAGGACAAAATCTGGGCAGAGTGGGAGTACGCCTTCTTGTTCTTCCTCGCTCAACGTTGCAAGCCTCTCTTTCCTGATCCACGAAACGTCAGGTGAACGTTTTGCTCCGTTTGGCAAGGTAAAGAGAGTAGAAGAGTCGCAGACAACACCAGTTCCCTCTGCTTCTGCCCAGAGGTCGATATGACGACCGAGCCGACTATTGCGGCGACCGGTTCTGAATCCTGTCGGAGGCATGATGATCAACTCCTTTTGCGTGGTCAGTTCAAGGCGAAGCTCTGGATTTTCTCGACAGAGAAGCTCGAATTGTTCATCAGTGACCATAAGCCCCCGAACATTAAGTTTGATAGGTTCTCGCGGTTCTGGAATCGTGCTGAGGTGAGCCATACGCCTTCCTTAATGTATTCAAACACAATCTAGGTCTTTTGCGTTTGTAGCTCAATCTTATGGTGTTTTTTTCTGTGCTAACAAACGCACGGTAAATGTTCCAGGCTGACCGTCCGGTCGTGGACGTTCGCCTTCGTCGTAATGCAGAATGTGTAGCTCGCTGACAAGAGTTCGCAACTCTCCTGCGGCAAAACAAAATTCCCGATGCCGTGGATGATGATACCGAAGATGATTTTCCACCAGAAACGTCTCGTACACGATCATGCCACCCGGCTTCAAAGTCCTTAGTAGCGCAGGGAACAGCGAACGAAAAAGATAGAGAAAGACCAGCACCACGTCGTATGTACTTGCGGGAAAGACGCTTTCACTGACTGGTCCGCTCTCAAGATCAACGACCTCGGTCGTCACATTCTGTATATTCTGCTCTCCGGTAAGGGTCTGCAACGTTTGTAATGCAGCCGGATCACGGTCGAGCGCATGAACTGAAAAACCGTGTTGGGCGAGATAGAGTGCGTTGCGACCGCGGCCAGCAGCGACATCTAACGCTTTTCCGCGAGGGAGTTGGTGGAGAGAATCGACGAGAAATGGAGCTGGTGGATTCAATAGTTCTTGGGGACGGTCTGTTGGTTTCGCATTCATTCGTTTCTCGCTGTAAAGGGAGATTAGGCCCTTGGCGGCTATCTGGGCTTTAGTGTA
This Deltaproteobacteria bacterium DNA region includes the following protein-coding sequences:
- a CDS encoding insulinase family protein, with the protein product MVHRTALDNGVRLLSEEMAGSPSVTVGIWVENGSRDEGPQENGIAHFLEHLFFKGTERRSAADIAEEMDAVGGVLDAFTSKEYTCYYAKVLAEHLPLALDLLTDVFLHSQFAEEEIERERSVICQEIAQIEDTPDDLIHDLFHLDFWRGHPLGLPISGTTAAVSRFRRPDFLRYLDQRYRPDRIFVAMAGSAPHAQLEDLIGPALQQLQGKAIAIKEIPPLSYAGVFRHPRDLEQTHLCLGVPCVSVHDADWYAAYLLHTALGGGMSSRLFQEIRERRGLVYDVTSFLSSYRDSGYLGIYAATSAESIAEVIELSCSILRDVAREGISVDELRRAKGHAKGGLLLGLETSESRMNRLARCEIYFRRDIPIDEVAADVERVTRDDVHALAKRCLAEAPRALTLLGEIPQQTDYQALIEA
- a CDS encoding methyltransferase domain-containing protein — translated: MNAKPTDRPQELLNPPAPFLVDSLHQLPRGKALDVAAGRGRNALYLAQHGFSVHALDRDPAALQTLQTLTGEQNIQNVTTEVVDLESGPVSESVFPASTYDVVLVFLYLFRSLFPALLRTLKPGGMIVYETFLVENHLRYHHPRHREFCFAAGELRTLVSELHILHYDEGERPRPDGQPGTFTVRLLAQKKTP
- a CDS encoding dUTP diphosphatase, with protein sequence MAITRVREVSGEEVPLPRYMTPDSAGMDIYADLESELIIPPLGRALIPSGFALAIPQGYEAQVRPRSGLALRSGLTILNAPGTIDADYRDEVKVLLINLGDQPVRIQRGDRIAQLVIAPVTRVQWQEVDQLDATSRTGGFGHTDKKST
- a CDS encoding Uma2 family endonuclease → MAHLSTIPEPREPIKLNVRGLMVTDEQFELLCRENPELRLELTTQKELIIMPPTGFRTGRRNSRLGRHIDLWAEAEGTGVVCDSSTLFTLPNGAKRSPDVSWIRKERLATLSEEEQEGVLPLCPDFVLELRSPTDRLADLQEKMQEYIANGARLGWLIDPYEKRVHLYRPGQLVEVLDDPAVLNGDPILPGFVLSVRELW